From Corvus cornix cornix isolate S_Up_H32 chromosome 1A, ASM73873v5, whole genome shotgun sequence, a single genomic window includes:
- the ZCRB1 gene encoding zinc finger CCHC-type and RNA-binding motif-containing protein 1, giving the protein MSGGLAPSKSTVYVSNLPFALTNNDLYRIFSKYGKVVKVTIMKDKDTRKSKGVAFILFLDKESAQNCSRALNNKQLFGRVIKASIAIDNGRAAEFIRRRNYFDKSKCYECGEAGHLSYACPKNMLGEREPPKKKEKKKRKKIVEPEEIEEEEESEEEGEDPALDSLSQAIAFQQAKIEEEQQRWTQTAGESSISDDSKRPRIKKSAYFSDEEELSD; this is encoded by the exons ATGAGTGGTGGGTTGGCACCAAGCAAAAGCACAGTGTATGTCTCCAACTTACCCTTTGCTTTGACGAACAATGATCTGTACAGG aTATTTTCGAAGTATGGGAAAGTTGTCAA AGTTACCATTATGAAAGACAAAGACACCAGAAAGAGCAAAGGAGTtgcctttattttgtttctggatAAAGAATCTGCACAAAACTGTTCTCGGGCACTTAATAACAAACAG TTGTTTGGAAGAGTAATAAAAGCAAGCATTGCCATTGATaatggaagagcagcagaattCATTCGCAGGCGTAACTACTTTGATAAGTCTAAGTGTTACGAATGTGGG gaAGCAGGACACTTAAGTTATGCTTGTCCTAAAAATATGCTAGGGGAGCGGgaaccaccaaaaaaaaaagaaaagaagaagagaaagaaaatagttgAGCCAGAAGAAAT tgaggaggaagaagaaagcgaagaggaaggagaagacccTGCTCTAGATAGCCTCAGCCAAGCCATAGCTTTTCAG CAAGCCAAAATTGAGGAGGAACAACAAAGATGGACCCAGACCGCAGGGGAATCTTCAATTTCAGATGATTCAAAACGTCCACGGATTAAGAAAAGCGCTTATTTCAGTGATGAGGAAGAACTTAGTGACTGA